The Salvia miltiorrhiza cultivar Shanhuang (shh) chromosome 1, IMPLAD_Smil_shh, whole genome shotgun sequence genome has a window encoding:
- the LOC131009876 gene encoding uncharacterized protein LOC131009876 has product MATCDNLLKRKVAIQQQGALCVFYKSTIETVDHIFFGCQKTLELWNATLSWIGKQMAMHCKVIDHFNAFINLGNKKDKRFLIGVWSGLFWCIWKLRNERKFQHGVWNSKRTEAELKSRLWSWMTMYNVQKVTEDFRRWFEAAL; this is encoded by the coding sequence ATGGCTACATGTGATAATCTCTTGAAACGAAAGGTGGCTATTCAACAACAGGGGGCTCTCTGCGTTTTCTATAAGTCGACGATTGAGACGGTTGATCATATTTTCTTTGGCTGTCAAAAGACCTTGGAGCTGTGGAATGCGACGCTCTCATGGATTGGCAAACAAATGGCGATGCATTGCAAGGTGATTGACCATTTTAATGCTTTTATTAACCTTGGAAACAAGAAAGATAAACGGTTTTTGATCGGTGTTTGGTCGGGACTGTTTTGGTGTATTTGGAAGTTGAGAAACGAACGCAAATTTCAGCATGGAGTCTGGAATTCTAAAAGAACTGAAGCGGAACTTAAATCGAGATTGTGGAGCTGGATGACGATGTACAACGTGCAGAAAGTAACTGAGGACTTCAGGAGATGGTTCGAAGCTGCGCTGTGA